The window TCCAACTTCAAATTTCCCTGCAGATCATAAACACTAAAATATACAATACCAGGAGTCCAGGATATAAAAACATTGTGGTTAGTGAATCAAATTCGACCAGTACTAGTGCAAAAGAATGAATTTACAAACTATGGAACTATATATCTTACGACTCGGTTAATAAGGTCAAGAAATAACAAGGATTATGTAAAACAAATTGTTTGAACATTGTACTTGATGTCTTAATCAATGTAAACTAAGCTCCTTGTACTAGCCACTTTCTCGCCGTTACAACGATTTCATCAGTATCGTTAGACCTTACTATGTCTGCCTCGACCCCCATATACTAACCAGCTGCGTTTTACCAAAATGAGAAACCATGCATCCTTAGAGTTGAGGTTAAAATAGCCAAGGTTAGAAATACATATTCCTCACTCTTTCTTTGCAAATTCCACCTCCTCCAATCTCTCCAGTATGTGGTTTTATTGGTTTTGATGCTCTTCATGTTTTCGACTTTCAGTACATTGTGATTATTTTAGATGCTGTGGTAAATCAAATAATTCAAAACAATTTGATCCCTACAGAATATACCATTTGTAAATCCAAGAACTCGAAACAACTTGATCCTTATTGATATTTACCTTATCTCTAGCTTTTGTGGTTATTCCTTTACTTACAGTAATGAAATTATCTCTGTAGAAACTTTAGCATCCAGTAAAAATTGTGGTAGATCTGTAGAACTGGTCAATTGGCATGAGCTAAGCTCGCAAGGACACTGTAGTGAGTCAAGAAACCAGACTGAAATTGACCATGCAGAGCTTGCAGTTCCCATCAGTACACCAGCAACTTAGCTAGCCCATGTGTTGTTTCTTTGACTGAACACCAACCAGTTCAGATCTTGCAGTTGCCATCAGTGCTACTTGGTACCAACGATCTGATCTCTGACTGAGACTTTTTCAAATTTTGCTTCTACATTTTGAAAATCCCTCCTTTTATCACCTTCAATCTTCAATTCCTACCACTATATATATTAGGTGTTTATATGTAACTTTGTGAGCCTCCACTGTCTGCCTGTTAATTTCTTATTGCAGCCATTTAACACAAAAAAAAAAAAAAAAAAAAACTTAACTCTCATTCTGTTCCAAAGTTCTCCAGCATATATATTTCTCTCTCACCCAACACACCATCTATGATAACATGATCAATTCTCTTAGTTTTCCCCTTATTTGCCATATCGATCACAGCAAATTCACAACACCCGAGCTCTACAGCCTCATTATCATGCTGCCACTGCACCATCCGACATGTCCCGGAGGCTAATAAGCCGTGTCCATGGTCATCCCCAAAATTCACTATTTTATCGAGTACTAATTAAGCTAGGATCACAAGTTAGAATAGTCTTAGACAAGAGGTGCAGTGACAAGTATGTAGTGCAGCTTGTCTACCTGCTTTCTCGGGTGCTCCTATATCTGCATTCCGCCTCCTCCACAATTTCTAATTTACTAGCTCTTGCAATCTTGAGCATTCTTTCTCATTCCCTTATGATTTTATCAGTTAAATATTAGTAACGCTTCAAGATTAGTGATTGTGGGTGTCTGGGAAAGTTGGGTGGTTGTAGATTTGACAGGCCTGGTTTAGAGGGTCAAAAGTAAAACAAGGTCGAGTGATTGCTGACAAAAACATCAAGGAGACTAAAGTGACCGGACAGGCAGTACCTCTTCGTCCTCTGCTTCTGCTGATGCGCAAATTTTCTTGGAAAGATCAGAGATCAATTATGTAGTTAATCAAGAAGTTTATGGTTTATAATTTTTTTATTTTTCATATTGTAGCACTGGCTTGTATATATAGCTACTGGAGTTTTGTTCGTGTTCATGATTTTTATAAGATCGAAGGTTTCGTCTTCAGTTGCACTAAAATTATATATACTTTTGCGCCAAACTGTCCACAGACTTCAGACTTGTTTCTTGGTTCATGACAAACAACGCAAATAATATGCATCGCAAAGTTTCCTGATATGTAAAGTTGGTGATATTATGCAACTATCAGGTTCTCAATGCAAGCAATACCAAAGAGTTTGCGAGTTTTTTGGGCGGAACAGATCAAGTATGCAATTGACAATGCTAGCTATCGCATCGGGGACAAACTAATGGAAGTGCTTTAAATTCGGTATTGAATCTTAAGTTTGAAGGGAGGTCATGTAAGTAGCTAGTAATCTAATACAGTAGTACTGTAGTCCAGTACTCTATTTTGCAAAATTTAGTGTCCGCTTATGGAACTGTTTATTACTAATACTCTGTATTTAAGGGAAATGAATATCACAAAAGCTAATGAAAATGCTTATGTAATTCTTGTGAGGATGAACTCACAAGTCACAAATCACAATAGACACTATAGCTTGATATCATAATTTAGTTGAATTTCTAGATGACCCTAAAACCCTAATTTCTTGTATTGAAGAGCAACACCAAACTGCTGCAGTTTTCACCCTAAAGAGCTTTCAGTTTTACACATTTTCGAAGTCAAGAAGTCCAGATTAGTTGAAATTGAGATTTGAGAGGATAGTAGTGAAGAGCTACACCAACTGACTCATGCAAATCTTGCAGTTCCCTTCGGTGCTTTTATAATGTTTGGTACAGCTTCATTTTTAAAAAAATCAGCTTATGTCTGAACTTTTAGATTTTATAGTGTTTGGTAAATGAAAGAAAATCAGTTTTTTTTAAATTACTGGTCACTGGTAGCAGCTTTTACTGGCAGCAGCTTTTAAAAGCAACCTAAATGTTATTTTTAAAAGCAGTTGTCACTAAAAACACTAGAAATTAATAAATTTTATTTTGGCAGCACTTTTAAAACTAATATTTACCAAACACAAAACTGTTTTAATTCACAGCTGATTATTTTTGCAATACAGCAGCAGTAATTTTTTTTTTAAAGTCACAGCAATACCAAATTAGCCCAAATGATTTTTCTAAATGCAAATTAAGTTTCTAATGCAATCTCCGTATTATTTTGTTGATAATTTTGGTGGCACTCACATTGTATCGAAATACACTGTACGTGATTATATCGATGCTAAAAGAATTCTACACTAATGAAGGTTATTTCTGTAGAAACTTCAGCATCCAACTCCATTCAACCAGAAACTAATCGAGTTAGACAAATGTAGAACTTGGTCAAATTGGCCAAGCTGGTTAACAAAGGACACTGAAGGATCAGTCAAGGAACTAGACTGGTATTGACCATGCAGAGCTTGCAGTTCACGTTCAGTGTACCAAGCATTTAGATTTTACCATGTGTTTCTCTGACTGAGAATCTTTCAACTTTTGCTTTCAGTTTTGAAAATCACTTCTTTCACCTTCATCAGGCTTTGAGTTTTACCACTTTATAACTCTCCAACATCAGATTGTTTCTTATAGCAAGTTAGCGACCCTAGCTTCTAACCTCTGATTCTGTTTTCTTTCTCCTTCATTTTCTCTCTCAGTTACACCATCTATTATCTATTCTCTTTCTTATTGTCTTAGGGTCTTCCATTGTAATCTATAACCAACCAGCTCCACTCTACATCCTCATCATGCCAACATATATCACAATTGATCCAGATTTGTCTAGAAGCTTTAGCCATCTTCAGCTTGCAGCAAACCCTTGTATTGAAGATAATGATGATTTTTGTAAAAGAAAATCTGAATTCTTTTTTTACTTATTAAGCTAGGATCACAAGTTAATCAAGTAATAGTTGTAACAAAATCACTGGCGCTTGTCCTCAGCCGTATTGGAGAGTCCTTCTGTTGGAAGAGATCAAGTATGTGATTGGTTGTGCTTCTTATCTCATTGGCAACAAGTTGTTGGCAATGCTTTAAGTTTGGTATTGGCTTTTTAATCTTTTACCAAAATTATGTCATGATGTATTAGGCTTCTCTGGTATGAATTACATGCTAAGAAAGTTTATTGTTGTTTCACTATATGAGCTTATGACTTCACTGCATATAATACAGACTTATATGTATTGATCTTTTCTCAAAAGTTACATGTTGTGATTTAGGGGAAATGAATGGTGAAACTCAGAGAAGCCACTGGAAATTATTATCCAACATAATCATATAAAGGGATGAAAATATTGTATGGGAAATCAATGATCTCACTTGTCACACAACAGGTCAAGAAAGCCAGACTAAAATTAGGAGGACACCACTGTTAGATCTTGAACATCCCCTCCTTTTATCTTCATCAAGCTTTGATATTTATCACAGTATTATTCTTCGAGGCAGATAGATGTCACACTGTGATTAGTGTGATGAATATCAAAGCTTGAAAGAAGGTTATGTTAGTAGCTTGTGGCCTAAAATACAGTAGTACTGTAATCCAGTGCTCTGTTTTGCAAAATTCAGAGTCCGCCGATGAGACTCTTCACGTTACTCTGTATTTAAGGGAAATGAAGTCTTAGAATCACAAAAGCTACTGAATTTTTTTTAAAAGGCAATCAATATAAACAAGAACATCAAATGTATTCTGAACAAAAAGAACAAGAATACCAAAAGGACTCCTGGCTTTTCAATGCCGAATACCATGTAAAATAATTCTTGATTAAGTGTAGACTAGATACCATGCACTTAAATCCCAGTACATTCACCGAATTAACTAGCAGATGCTCTATATATATGAACAACATGCTCTCTTTGTGCCAAACCCAAGTAAATTATCACAAGAGAATGATACCTCACCACATCCTTTGGAAAATGGATAACTATGAAGTTGAAATTCATGGTCTCAAAATGAAGGTTACCGTAGCAGATGATCCTCATTTGGTGCAGCAAATAGTTTCACAGTTGAATTCAGGTGATCTCATCGGGCTTGATATCAAGGGAGGCGACGGCTATATTCCGCAAATGTTGGTACTCTGTTCTGGAAGTCGTTGCCTGATCGTCCCAAACTTGAAAAATATGTTGTCTAATACAACAGAGCAAATAACTATATCTTTACTGAAACAGTTTTTTGCTACTCCTCGGATCTGTTTTGTGGGTTTTAATCTCCAGTTGAACAGTCGTCTTCGTTCATATTCTTTGTTGGAGGCTATGCTAGCTAAAAAGGGTGTAGAGGTGAGTGAATTTGCAGCTAGAGTACTGAAGAAACGTGAACTTGAATGTCGTAGTCTACATGACATTGCAGGTGAAGTTGGTGTTGATATGAAGCAACTATCTGGTGCTCGTCCAGGATCATTCTGCGTGAGAGTTTTTTCTGTGGAAGAGATCAAATATGTGATTCACAATGCTTGTGCTTCTTATCTAATTGGAATGAAGCCATTGAGGATGCTCTAAATTCGGTACTCGCTTTTTAGTCTTAACGCAATGTTATGCTGGGTTCTAGACTTCTAGGCTTCTGGTACTACTAGTACTCTGTTTTGCGATAAAGGGACTCTCCAACATCGGAAATAAATATGAACCTATATGCTAAGACTGTTCATTGCTATATCTCTATTTGAGCTTATAATCTCACTAAAAATAACACACAATTACATAATGCTTAGTAATGCTTCATCTTATGTTTGCAATGACTGCTTGTCTTGTAAAGCATGCTATGCTTCCAATCTTGTAACAGCCTCAAGGATTTTAAGTGCATGTATCTTCGTACAAGAGCCACTAAGTTATAAATGGATACTCAATTCCTTAGACGGAAATGCACAGAGCGCCACTATATGAGCACCCCTTATTGGCATTTCTTTTGATATGAACAAAAATATTGGGGATAAAATCGATATCCACATATATATCTCATAAATTCAGCATACAAATGAGATATTGAACAAATAATTTGATTCAGTTGTTACTTCAAAGCAGAAGTGCAGAAATACAAGTCTCAGTGCTCTAACCTTTCCACATGAACATATCAAATATGCAATTTACAATGTATTGCTTGTCTTCCACTCTTCTTTCTTGTAAGTGAGCTCTTGGTTTGCGTTTTCAAAGGTTATGTCAAGTACTAATACAGCTCTGTATGCAATATTACGCATATCAGAAATGGGGACCTAGACGAAACTTATATTTAACTAAATAATAGTGCACATATGAAGCAATCTATTTCAACTCTTCCTGAATCTTTGTAATCATTGAACTACATTAGTACCTATCTTAATCCAAGGATGAGCAACAATTATGCCAGAACTAACAACAATACAAGAAAGTAGTAAAGCATTGGCACACATAACGTGGCATGAAATCAAACTACCTTTGGTACCTATCTCCCACTGGCTCAAGTCTAAGAACTACTATATCCTCTAATCCAATTAATAACCCCATCAAACTCCCATTCCCGCGGCATGAACCGGTTCGAACCCTCCATCCTAAACTCTGCAATGTGAGCACCAAGCTTTGCTAATTCCCTATCAAGCTCAGTAAAACCCACACAGTCCCTAACATCCAAAACCGCAAGCTCCCTGCACCCCTTGATCAACACAATAAGCTCCCTCTTGCGAATCTTGGCCTTCCTCAAACACAAGTACTTAATCTTGGGCACATATTTCACAATGTCCTTAGCCAAATCCACATCAACCAATGCATGAGACATATGCAACCCCTCAAAACCTCTACAAGTCCTCCCAATGTGCTCTAGTATATCTCTCATTATATTCATATAATGGCTAGCTGCAGATTCCGGGTATCTTTAAAAACTGAGTCTCCCCTCGGCTACGATTAACAGCAAACTTGACCAACTTAGAAACACAGAAACGACTCCATTCGATCCCAAACTCTCTCGCATATCTTCTGATAAAGTAATCCAAACAAGAACTCTCGTCATCGTCGTCGAAAGTAAAAACGGGAAAGCGCCAGGGATGAATGACTGTACCATTTTCAGTCTCCGCCAGTAAAACAATGCGTTTCCACAAAGAAGGAGTGAGGCTTGCTCTGTACCATGATTTACAGACAGAGGGGACAGACAGTAGTAAAGACTCTGTTCCGACTTTGTCCAAGATGTTGAGCCAACAGTCTTTGGGTAAGTCTTGCCATATCCCATTAAGGTGGTGGTCCATGGTTTGGGGGAGAAAGAAGAGGAGGAGATACTGCGAATAAATGCTTGAAGGCTATAGTTTCTAAGCTATTCTGGGTTTCTTTACATTGGCAAAGCCTTGCTGCTTTTATAGACTCCATAACCATTGGAGGGGATTTTGACATTTGAATTTATGGGTTAAGCAATATATTCCTATCAATCAATACATCATATATGCCACAAATCTAGGAAACGAGATGTTTTGCTTGGAACATGAGAATTTGGGAGACGTACCGTATGCAACAACAGTTGATAGAGCTTCCTGTAGCAGCAGAGGCAGCGACGGGAAACAAGGGACGAGGTGGGCTCGTTGTTTGAGAAGATTTCCCTTTCTTAAGCTCTCGTACTCCTACCTCTCCCTCTCTCTGTGTATTTGGCTGAGGCGCAGGGAGACGCAGGGTAATATACACATTACTCATTTTACAAAACAACCCAACTATGCAATCAGGGCATCATTATCTAAACACAAACATTTCTCACCGGTGGGTATTTTTGTCTAAGACTCAGGGTAGTTTTGGATAACATTTGGGCCAGTACATGTGGCCTTTTTTAATGCGAAGCCCACGAAGGGTGGCGAAGTCTGGCAACACGCGAGTTGGAATTGTGCAAGGATTCTGATACCTCACGGGATTCGATGTCCTCACGGGATCCTTTGTTCTAGTTCGTGTAGGATTCTACAGTGCATGGCGAGGTAGAGTTGGAAATGGACTGTAGTACTCGCGGGATAGGATCGCTTAGTGCTCGAGTTCGCGTACGACGCTACAGTGATATGATGCGGGGCGGTGAGCGAGACCTAGGCGAAGTCTGTTTTGGACACGTGTTGCATGGATCGCGCGGCTCGCGAGCTGGTCGTTTCCTGGTGGAATTCTAATTGCTGAGTCCGAATGGATTTGTGATTAGGTCTCTGCGAATTGCTTGCGGATTGCTATATAAGGGAGCTTGACACAACGAACAAAAGACACAATCAATCATACAAAACAACTGCAAATCTTCGAGCATCCTCGAAACCCTAAGTTCTAAGTGCACCTCGCCTTAGATCTCAGAGCCCGTCTGGACTCGCCTCTCTTTCCCAATTGTTGCTCTGCTCGCTTCAAACAGTGAGTATCGATTCACAGGTGACTAGATAGTTTGCTCGTAATTCCTCGCCCGCGAGGTGACACCGGAGCTCTACTTCGCCTGATTAGAAGTCAAGAACGCGCACCGTTTTCGTTCCGCGTCCGCGCGGTGGCACGCCCTGCAAAACCTAATTTACTTTTGGTAGCACAAGTTACCTCTCTACCCCTGCTGAGGATCGTGGCCAAAACACCATATAATTCTTACAAAAAAAAGGGAATACCCAGAAACCATATTGAATCATTGGTCGTGTTAGCTTCAAAACCCAAGTGATTCTAACATTTTTCTGAGTAGCCCAGATAGTGATTTGCAGATTTTGAAAGCAATTTGAAGAATGAAAGCTGAGACTTTTGCTTTGGGGACAGGTATTGAGGACTTACATTAATGAAGGCGTGTGAAGCAGAGAGAGGTATAGAGAAGAAGGCCATGGAGACAAGGCACGCCATTGAAGCTTTCAACTCTGAGTTTACGATTTCACAGAGTTTTGGGTTTTAGATTTTTTTTTTCTTTCTTTTAAATTAAATAATGGGCTCCCCAACCCGTTTAGGCCCATGTGACACTAGACCGCCTAGCCGCAGCCCGTTTCCACCAAGCCCACATAATTTTTTTCTCTATTTTTTCTTTCAACCTTTAGGTTTTTGTTTTTTAAATAATGGACCCCTCATTCCCGCATAGGCCCATGACACTAGTTTCCGTCTAGACGCACCACGTGTCCGCCTGACCCGCATAATTGTTTTTTCTTACTATTTTTTTCTTTTTAGTTTTTAACCGCTTGTCTTCGTCCCGCTCGAAGCAACCTCAGAGATTCTGGGTTTCTTGAGAGCTTGGTGGTATTCAATGTCAGGTAGTACGAGGATTACTCATGTTGGTACAACTTCAAGATTGAAACCAAGTCAGACGATCGATGAAGCTTTAATTTTTGGCGGAGTGGAATATGAACAACCCAGAACTGAAATTATGGTCAGAGGTGAAATCTAAGAAGACCCAGATCCATTTCTCACAATCCAGGAAGACAAGAATTTAGTGAAATGAGATGAAGGTGAGGAATGAAAGGGAATGTGGAGTCACCTAGCTGCTTTCAGCTTTTGGTTTGTCCAAATAGACTATATCAACTTTCTCCCCATCAAGGAATGTGGAGTCTTTACTTAACATCTCAAGATCGATCATTCATCTTTCACTATTTTCTTGGTTTAGAACCCGGAGAATACTTTCTCCTCGGTGAAGAGGTTCATGGAATGGAAGATGTCTGAGGTTGACGAAGAGAC of the Fragaria vesca subsp. vesca linkage group LG6, FraVesHawaii_1.0, whole genome shotgun sequence genome contains:
- the LOC101313626 gene encoding uncharacterized protein LOC101313626, producing MRDILEHIGRTCRGFEGLHMSHALVDVDLAKDIVKYVPKIKYLCLRKAKIRKRELIVLIKGCRELAVLDVRDCVGFTELDRELAKLGAHIAEFRMEGSNRFMPREWEFDGVINWIRGYSSS